From the genome of Onthophagus taurus isolate NC chromosome 5, IU_Otau_3.0, whole genome shotgun sequence, one region includes:
- the LOC111422276 gene encoding carbonyl reductase [NADPH] 1-like, producing MSQQKLAIVTGGNKGIGFAIVQGLCKKFQGIVYLTSRDEKLGKEAVDKLKELGLNPRFHQLNIDDPKSVETFKNYVKTNYGGVDILINNAGIAFKGASTEPFGVQAEVTIKTNYYGTLRMSEAFLPLLKNGAQLIQMSSSAGHLFKVPSPELRSKLSSDQLTIENLSLLMEEFIRSAKSGNNVELGWGSSAYSISKVGVSALARIQQRMVDALYPDKNISVNSCHPGYVSTDMSSHKGPLTIEEGAVSALYLALAPHGLKGKYIWSDCAVIEWTAPNAPY from the exons atgtCTCAACAAAAATTAGCAAtc gttaccGGTGGTAATAAAGGTATAGGTTTTGCGATTGTGCAAGGTTTATGCAAAAAATTCCAAGGAATCGTGTATTTAACATCGCGCGATGAAAAATTAGGGAAAGAAGCTGtggataaattaaaagaattaggATTAAACCCtcgttttcatcaattaaacattgatgacccaaaaagtgttgaaacgtttaaaaattacgTCAAAACTAATTACGGCGGTgtcgatattttaattaataacgcGGGGATTGCATTTAAAGGCGCTTCAACAGAACCTTTTGGTGTTCAAGCTGAggttacaattaaaactaattattaTGGTACTCTTCGAATGAGCGAAGCCTTTTTGCCTTTATTAAAGAATGGGGCTCAACTCATCCAAATGTCTAGTTCTGCTGGGCATTTATTTAAAGTGCCTTCCCCTGAATTAAGAAGTAAACTGTCTAGTGATCAACTTACAATCGAAAATTTATCTTTGTTAATGGAGGAATTTATTAG AAGCGCTAAAAGCGGGAATAATGTTGAATTGGGTTGGGGATCCTCTGCTTATAGCATTTCGAAAGTCGGTGTGAGCGCTTTAGCTAGGATTCAACAAAGAATGGTCGATGCATTGTATCCAGACAAAAATATTTCAGTTAATAGTTGCCACCCAGGTTATGTTTCTACTGATATGAGTAGTCATAAGGGGCCTTTGACTATTGAAGAAGGAGCTGTTAGTGCTTTATATTTAGCTTTGGCTCCTCATGGATTAAAGGGGAAATATATTTGGAGTGATTGTGCTGTAATTGAATGGACTGCTCCTAATGCTCcatattaa
- the LOC111422275 gene encoding serine/arginine-rich splicing factor 4-like isoform X3, with product MEQRTMRIKRPPGANRRSQSTSSDSSSDSSRSKSSAPRSKGWRAETKPIYPKPLRFTCERKNSPAKEDSYRSPPRRRQSVSPYRRGTKRKTPDKSPQRQEKGSFRTRDRNRSPPRSAKSSERNAGSSHSKSERSRRSKSPLRSRETRRRSRSRDRFKRNSPPSSRRSRSPRRLSRNRHRVRNQTPPPSRYSPHKDQIPPIDYAHLAHVITQMYPRQPFIPPHIVPPVPEFYPPYAIPPGPIPPRPRFPPRPPIIYNNRSIKIFKPNETSTTASSTVTTTVTTASSSSNAAPASSTVTSNEESYSETRTDEIPSGTDK from the exons ATGGAACAACGCACGATGCGTATCAAAAGACCACCAGGAGCAAATCGTCGCTCTCAATCAACATCAAGCGATTCAAGTTCAGATTCATCGCGATCAAAAAGTAGCGCGCCTCGATCGAAAGGATGGCGAGCAGAGACAAAACCGATTTATCCAAAACCATTAAGATTTACTTGTGAACGAAAAAACTCGCCAGCTAAAGAAGATTCCTATAG atcaCCACCGCGTCGAAGACAAAGCGTTTCGCCTTATCGAAGAGGaacaaaacgaaaaacgcCGGATAAATCACCTCAAAGACAAGAAAAAGGTTCTTTCAGAACCCGCGATAGAAATAGATCACCACCAAGAAGTGCGAAATCGTCGGAACGAAACGCCGGGAGTTCACATTCCAAATCGGAGAGATCGCGAAGATCCAAATCACCATTACGATCGAGGGAAACTCGCCGAAGATCTCGATCGAGGGATCGATTTAAACGAAATTCCCCCCCGAGTTCAAGACGAAGCCGATCGCCGAGACGGTTAAGTAGAAATCGACACAGAGTTAGGAATCAAACTCCACCTCCAAGTCGATATTCCCCACATAAAGATCAAATCCCACCGATTGATTATGCGCATTTAGCTCATGTAATCACTCAGATGTAT ccAAGACAACCTTTTATCCCACCACATATTGTACCCCCAGTTCCTGAATTTTACCCCCCATACGCGATTCCTCCAGGTCCAATTCCTCCAAGACCTAGATTTCCACCACGACCACCGATTATTTACAATAATAGATcgataaaaatctttaaaccGAATGAAACATCAACTACAGCGTCAAGTACTGTTACAACAACCGTTACGACTGCTTCTTCATCTTCGAATGCGGCCCCTGCGTCTTCTACAGTTACTTCTAATGAAGAATCGTATTCGGAAACGCGAACTGATGAAATACCGAGCGGAACTGATAAATGA
- the LOC111422275 gene encoding serine/arginine-rich splicing factor 4-like isoform X2 — MLDKFVLKLKGEGATPLFERDDILVNQDGMEQRTMRIKRPPGANRRSQSTSSDSSSDSSRSKSSAPRSKGWRAETKPIYPKPLRFTCERKNSPAKEDSYRSPPRRRQSVSPYRRGTKRKTPDKSPQRQEKGSFRTRDRNRSPPRSAKSSERNAGSSHSKSERSRRSKSPLRSRETRRRSRSRDRFKRNSPPSSRRSRSPRRLSRNRHRVRNQTPPPSRYSPHKDQIPPIDYAHLAHVITQMYPRQPFIPPHIVPPVPEFYPPYAIPPGPIPPRPRFPPRPPIIYNNRSIKIFKPNETSTTASSTVTTTVTTASSSSNAAPASSTVTSNEESYSETRTDEIPSGTDK, encoded by the exons atgttggataaatttgttttaaaacttaaaggTGAAGGTGCAACGCCCCTTTTCGAAAGGGACGATATCTTAGTTAATCAAGATGGAATGGAACAACGCACGATGCGTATCAAAAGACCACCAGGAGCAAATCGTCGCTCTCAATCAACATCAAGCGATTCAAGTTCAGATTCATCGCGATCAAAAAGTAGCGCGCCTCGATCGAAAGGATGGCGAGCAGAGACAAAACCGATTTATCCAAAACCATTAAGATTTACTTGTGAACGAAAAAACTCGCCAGCTAAAGAAGATTCCTATAG atcaCCACCGCGTCGAAGACAAAGCGTTTCGCCTTATCGAAGAGGaacaaaacgaaaaacgcCGGATAAATCACCTCAAAGACAAGAAAAAGGTTCTTTCAGAACCCGCGATAGAAATAGATCACCACCAAGAAGTGCGAAATCGTCGGAACGAAACGCCGGGAGTTCACATTCCAAATCGGAGAGATCGCGAAGATCCAAATCACCATTACGATCGAGGGAAACTCGCCGAAGATCTCGATCGAGGGATCGATTTAAACGAAATTCCCCCCCGAGTTCAAGACGAAGCCGATCGCCGAGACGGTTAAGTAGAAATCGACACAGAGTTAGGAATCAAACTCCACCTCCAAGTCGATATTCCCCACATAAAGATCAAATCCCACCGATTGATTATGCGCATTTAGCTCATGTAATCACTCAGATGTAT ccAAGACAACCTTTTATCCCACCACATATTGTACCCCCAGTTCCTGAATTTTACCCCCCATACGCGATTCCTCCAGGTCCAATTCCTCCAAGACCTAGATTTCCACCACGACCACCGATTATTTACAATAATAGATcgataaaaatctttaaaccGAATGAAACATCAACTACAGCGTCAAGTACTGTTACAACAACCGTTACGACTGCTTCTTCATCTTCGAATGCGGCCCCTGCGTCTTCTACAGTTACTTCTAATGAAGAATCGTATTCGGAAACGCGAACTGATGAAATACCGAGCGGAACTGATAAATGA
- the LOC111422275 gene encoding serine/arginine-rich splicing factor 6-like isoform X1: MESNKGLRPLKRLPQVTLWELRRHTITVRNPLAWDKTGSDKPIQRDIGDLSELCLHRAGEGATPLFERDDILVNQDGMEQRTMRIKRPPGANRRSQSTSSDSSSDSSRSKSSAPRSKGWRAETKPIYPKPLRFTCERKNSPAKEDSYRSPPRRRQSVSPYRRGTKRKTPDKSPQRQEKGSFRTRDRNRSPPRSAKSSERNAGSSHSKSERSRRSKSPLRSRETRRRSRSRDRFKRNSPPSSRRSRSPRRLSRNRHRVRNQTPPPSRYSPHKDQIPPIDYAHLAHVITQMYPRQPFIPPHIVPPVPEFYPPYAIPPGPIPPRPRFPPRPPIIYNNRSIKIFKPNETSTTASSTVTTTVTTASSSSNAAPASSTVTSNEESYSETRTDEIPSGTDK, from the exons atgGAATCAAATAAAGG TTTAAGGCCTTTAAAACGATTGCCGCAAGTAACGTTATGGGAGCTTCGTCGACACACCATCACGGTTAGGAATCCTTTAGCTTGGGATAAAACTGGTTCTGATAAGCCCATACAACGCGATATAGGAGATTTAAGTGAATTGTGTTTGCATCGAGCAg gTGAAGGTGCAACGCCCCTTTTCGAAAGGGACGATATCTTAGTTAATCAAGATGGAATGGAACAACGCACGATGCGTATCAAAAGACCACCAGGAGCAAATCGTCGCTCTCAATCAACATCAAGCGATTCAAGTTCAGATTCATCGCGATCAAAAAGTAGCGCGCCTCGATCGAAAGGATGGCGAGCAGAGACAAAACCGATTTATCCAAAACCATTAAGATTTACTTGTGAACGAAAAAACTCGCCAGCTAAAGAAGATTCCTATAG atcaCCACCGCGTCGAAGACAAAGCGTTTCGCCTTATCGAAGAGGaacaaaacgaaaaacgcCGGATAAATCACCTCAAAGACAAGAAAAAGGTTCTTTCAGAACCCGCGATAGAAATAGATCACCACCAAGAAGTGCGAAATCGTCGGAACGAAACGCCGGGAGTTCACATTCCAAATCGGAGAGATCGCGAAGATCCAAATCACCATTACGATCGAGGGAAACTCGCCGAAGATCTCGATCGAGGGATCGATTTAAACGAAATTCCCCCCCGAGTTCAAGACGAAGCCGATCGCCGAGACGGTTAAGTAGAAATCGACACAGAGTTAGGAATCAAACTCCACCTCCAAGTCGATATTCCCCACATAAAGATCAAATCCCACCGATTGATTATGCGCATTTAGCTCATGTAATCACTCAGATGTAT ccAAGACAACCTTTTATCCCACCACATATTGTACCCCCAGTTCCTGAATTTTACCCCCCATACGCGATTCCTCCAGGTCCAATTCCTCCAAGACCTAGATTTCCACCACGACCACCGATTATTTACAATAATAGATcgataaaaatctttaaaccGAATGAAACATCAACTACAGCGTCAAGTACTGTTACAACAACCGTTACGACTGCTTCTTCATCTTCGAATGCGGCCCCTGCGTCTTCTACAGTTACTTCTAATGAAGAATCGTATTCGGAAACGCGAACTGATGAAATACCGAGCGGAACTGATAAATGA